A genome region from Hydrogenoanaerobacterium saccharovorans includes the following:
- a CDS encoding uracil-xanthine permease family protein, with the protein MEKKLTATNLLLGFQHLFAMFGATVLVPIITGLNPSMALIGAGLGTLLFHFITGHKVPVFLGSSFAFLGVVGATIAGDPANIPLAQGGIMAAGVVYILLAALVRLIGSERIVKLFPPVVTGPIIVVIGLTLAPVALTNAGLIVPQGTSIDWVTVGVALFSLTVVIVCTIFLKGFFKLVPILLGFASGYFLCLILDFTIGTHFVDFTAITNAAWINIPYVTPNFFTLPKFDLGVIFSIAPVAIVTFMEHIGDITINGSVVGKNFFKDPGLHRTVLGDGLATLLAGFIGAPPNTTYGENTAVLATTKNYSTFVLKLAAVFAIILGLFGKFGAIIMTIPTPVLGGVSILLYGMISSIGMRTLAESNLDFSHSRNLIIVALILVIGLGLSGGVAITPNITLTGLFLAVVVGAAVNKILPEHI; encoded by the coding sequence ATGGAGAAAAAATTAACCGCAACCAACCTATTGTTAGGTTTCCAGCATCTGTTTGCCATGTTTGGTGCAACTGTATTGGTACCCATCATCACAGGGCTAAACCCATCTATGGCACTGATTGGCGCCGGTTTGGGCACATTATTATTTCATTTTATTACAGGACATAAAGTGCCTGTTTTTTTAGGCTCAAGTTTCGCTTTTCTTGGTGTTGTCGGGGCAACCATCGCAGGTGATCCTGCCAACATTCCCCTTGCACAAGGCGGCATTATGGCAGCCGGTGTGGTTTATATTCTTCTTGCGGCACTTGTTCGTCTCATCGGCAGCGAAAGAATTGTTAAGCTGTTCCCGCCTGTTGTAACAGGCCCCATCATTGTAGTTATTGGCTTAACGCTTGCCCCTGTCGCTTTAACCAACGCCGGCTTAATTGTTCCGCAGGGTACAAGTATAGACTGGGTTACCGTTGGTGTTGCATTATTTTCTTTAACCGTGGTTATTGTGTGCACCATCTTTTTAAAGGGCTTTTTTAAGCTGGTGCCAATTTTATTGGGCTTTGCATCGGGTTATTTTCTATGCCTGATTTTAGACTTTACAATCGGAACACATTTTGTTGATTTTACCGCAATTACAAACGCAGCATGGATTAACATCCCTTATGTTACACCAAATTTTTTTACATTGCCGAAATTTGATTTGGGTGTCATTTTTTCCATTGCTCCTGTAGCCATTGTTACTTTTATGGAGCATATTGGTGATATCACCATCAATGGCTCGGTTGTAGGCAAAAACTTTTTTAAAGATCCCGGTTTGCATCGCACCGTTCTCGGCGATGGCTTGGCAACTCTTCTTGCTGGCTTTATCGGTGCACCGCCAAACACTACATACGGCGAAAATACTGCTGTATTGGCAACCACAAAAAATTACAGCACTTTTGTTTTAAAGCTTGCCGCAGTGTTTGCAATCATTCTTGGTTTGTTCGGCAAATTTGGTGCTATTATTATGACAATTCCTACACCTGTTTTAGGTGGTGTATCGATTCTTCTTTACGGTATGATTTCTTCGATTGGTATGAGAACTTTGGCAGAATCGAACCTCGACTTTTCGCACAGCCGCAATTTGATTATTGTCGCTCTGATTTTGGTGATTGGTCTTGGACTTTCGGGCGGTGTCGCCATTACTCCCAATATAACTCTTACCGGTCTGTTCCTAGCAGTTGTTGTAGGTGCTGCGGTTAATAAAATTCTACCGGAACATATCTAA
- a CDS encoding diacylglycerol/lipid kinase family protein — MKHYFIINPAAGRKNAAEGLRVRIQQAFAALNDRYEIYITKNVGDAVRYVRKICGSTKEELRFYACGGDGTLNEVVNGAAGFVHASVTSVPCGSGNDFVRNFEPTSCFQQLEFLANVSAQPIDLLCFSGGAYGVNMCNIGFDANVALHMSKFKMLPFVKGQMAYNLALLYSLLNKMSTHLRITVDGNETFEGEFLLTAIGNGRFCGGGYKGTPLAKVNDGLLDLCIVKKVSRFNLVKLVNVYKAGMHLQDAQLQPYIIYRRCRQIDIAAPQPFAMSVDGENTRVQSVSVKIAERALSFAAPMQDCACSPALVCAGCGGN; from the coding sequence ATGAAGCATTATTTCATCATTAATCCGGCAGCGGGCAGAAAAAATGCCGCAGAAGGTCTGCGAGTACGTATACAACAGGCATTTGCTGCTTTAAATGACAGATATGAAATTTATATTACAAAAAATGTAGGCGATGCGGTTCGTTATGTTCGCAAAATCTGCGGCAGTACAAAAGAAGAACTTCGCTTTTATGCTTGCGGCGGCGACGGTACTTTAAACGAAGTAGTAAACGGGGCAGCAGGTTTTGTACATGCCAGTGTTACTTCGGTGCCTTGTGGCTCGGGCAATGATTTTGTGCGTAATTTTGAGCCAACCTCGTGCTTTCAGCAGCTGGAATTTTTAGCAAATGTTTCAGCACAGCCAATTGATTTGCTGTGCTTTTCCGGCGGTGCATACGGGGTGAACATGTGCAATATTGGGTTTGATGCAAATGTTGCTTTGCATATGTCAAAATTTAAAATGCTGCCATTTGTAAAGGGGCAGATGGCATATAATTTAGCGTTGCTTTATAGCTTGCTGAACAAGATGTCTACCCACTTGCGCATTACGGTGGATGGAAATGAGACATTTGAAGGAGAGTTTTTGCTCACAGCCATCGGTAACGGGCGCTTTTGCGGGGGAGGCTACAAAGGCACCCCCTTGGCAAAGGTGAACGATGGTTTGCTTGACCTATGTATTGTCAAAAAGGTATCGCGTTTTAACTTAGTTAAGCTGGTAAATGTATACAAGGCAGGCATGCATTTGCAAGATGCACAGCTACAACCTTACATTATATACCGCCGATGCAGGCAGATAGATATTGCCGCACCGCAGCCGTTTGCCATGAGTGTAGACGGTGAGAACACGCGTGTGCAAAGTGTTTCTGTAAAAATTGCTGAGCGCGCACTCAGTTTTGCTGCTCCTATGCAAGATTGTGCCTGCTCTCCTGCCTTAGTTTGTGCTGGATGTGGGGGAAATTAG
- the malQ gene encoding 4-alpha-glucanotransferase, with protein MRSCGVLLHITSLPSQYGIGTMGKCAYEFIDFLIKAGQQYWQILPTTPTGEGNSPYSSYSVFAGNPLFIDLELLIEEGLLTKEECDAVDFGENPLRVDYDKVIAGKYNLLKKAYTRFLGDKTDFELFCSRHAVWLTDYALYMALKEQFGNSPWYSWQESIRLYEPEAVQLWKSKLAEEIKFWCFVQYVFHRQWCALKAYANQKGIGIIGDIPIYVAMDSADVWAGKQLFQLDSKGLPTDVAGVPPDGFSATGQLWGNPLYNWAGMKQDGYAWWVRRVRHTAELCDVIRFDHFRGFDEYYAIPYGDKTAENGQWKKGPGIDLFRLIDKELDNPKIIAEDLGLLTDGVRKLLADSGYPGMKVLQFAFDSDWKNPYLPYNYITDNAVVYTGTHDNDTVCGWYAACASSTRRFARKYLDISRTDKPNWKMIGCAYQSRAKLAMVQMQDFLALGSEARMNIPSVPKGNWEWRMLEQALSEKLALKIRKLVYKYRN; from the coding sequence ATGCGTAGCTGCGGAGTTTTATTGCATATCACCAGCCTGCCGTCGCAGTATGGTATTGGCACAATGGGCAAATGTGCATATGAGTTCATTGATTTTTTAATAAAGGCGGGGCAGCAATATTGGCAGATTTTGCCCACCACTCCCACAGGTGAGGGCAACTCGCCCTATTCGTCTTATTCTGTATTTGCGGGCAACCCGTTGTTTATTGACCTTGAGCTGCTGATAGAAGAAGGACTTCTCACAAAAGAAGAATGTGATGCTGTTGATTTTGGAGAGAACCCGCTTCGCGTTGATTACGACAAAGTAATTGCAGGCAAATACAACCTGCTCAAAAAAGCTTATACCCGCTTTTTAGGCGACAAAACGGATTTTGAACTTTTTTGCAGCCGACACGCGGTTTGGCTTACCGATTATGCATTGTATATGGCGTTAAAAGAACAGTTTGGCAACTCGCCATGGTATTCTTGGCAAGAATCCATCCGCCTATATGAGCCTGAGGCTGTACAGCTGTGGAAAAGCAAACTTGCCGAGGAAATAAAATTCTGGTGTTTTGTACAGTATGTTTTTCATCGGCAATGGTGTGCGCTCAAAGCCTATGCCAATCAAAAGGGTATCGGTATCATTGGTGATATACCCATTTATGTTGCAATGGACAGTGCGGATGTTTGGGCGGGAAAACAACTGTTTCAGCTTGATTCCAAAGGGCTGCCTACCGATGTAGCGGGTGTGCCGCCCGACGGATTTTCGGCTACAGGGCAGCTTTGGGGCAACCCGCTTTACAACTGGGCAGGGATGAAACAGGATGGTTATGCTTGGTGGGTACGGCGTGTACGGCATACAGCCGAGCTGTGCGATGTCATTCGGTTCGACCATTTTCGCGGATTTGATGAGTACTATGCAATCCCTTACGGCGATAAAACCGCAGAAAATGGGCAGTGGAAAAAAGGCCCTGGTATTGATTTGTTTCGCCTAATCGACAAAGAACTGGATAATCCCAAAATCATTGCGGAAGACTTGGGGCTGCTCACCGACGGTGTACGTAAATTGCTTGCAGATTCCGGCTATCCCGGCATGAAGGTGCTGCAATTTGCATTTGATTCCGATTGGAAAAACCCCTATTTGCCGTACAATTATATCACCGACAACGCGGTTGTTTATACCGGTACCCACGATAACGATACTGTTTGCGGATGGTATGCGGCATGTGCGAGTTCTACCCGCCGCTTTGCACGCAAATATTTGGATATAAGCAGGACGGATAAACCGAATTGGAAGATGATTGGCTGCGCCTACCAATCTCGTGCAAAGCTTGCCATGGTACAAATGCAAGATTTTTTGGCTCTTGGCAGCGAGGCTAGGATGAATATCCCATCGGTACCGAAAGGAAACTGGGAATGGAGAATGCTGGAGCAGGCACTGAGCGAAAAACTCGCACTTAAAATACGAAAACTCGTCTATAAGTATAGAAATTGA
- a CDS encoding ABC transporter permease, translated as MNDTVINLSVIQLSFAYIFVLVLLVIFKARGIKREKQILIATTRMTVQLTVMGYVLMYVFQKPSWWLTLVMIAVMVAFAIYNALKRVKTTMSQPLKQITAASMVFGFTITALTFIVGVLQVRPWYHPQYFIPISGMIVGNSMTGISLGANRLCSDMVDKRPIIENSLMLGATPSRATRDIINGAFDSAILPTMNNMLTMGIVSLPGMMTGQILSGTFPLTAIKYQIGIMLAILGSTALTVVMFVTLGYKTFFTKDGRLNY; from the coding sequence ATGAATGATACGGTGATAAATTTATCGGTTATTCAGCTTTCGTTTGCCTATATATTTGTGTTGGTTCTTTTGGTGATTTTTAAAGCACGCGGTATCAAGCGAGAAAAGCAAATTTTAATTGCCACCACACGCATGACGGTACAGCTTACCGTTATGGGTTATGTGCTCATGTATGTATTTCAAAAACCCAGTTGGTGGCTTACGCTGGTAATGATTGCGGTTATGGTGGCATTTGCAATTTATAATGCGCTAAAACGTGTAAAAACAACGATGTCGCAGCCTCTTAAGCAAATAACGGCTGCTTCTATGGTCTTTGGTTTTACCATCACTGCTTTAACTTTTATTGTTGGCGTATTGCAAGTGCGTCCATGGTATCATCCGCAATATTTTATTCCCATATCGGGTATGATTGTCGGCAACTCCATGACAGGCATCTCGCTTGGCGCAAACAGGCTTTGCAGCGATATGGTTGACAAACGCCCGATTATTGAAAACTCGCTGATGTTGGGGGCAACCCCTTCACGTGCAACGCGCGATATTATCAACGGCGCATTTGACAGTGCTATTTTACCCACGATGAACAATATGCTTACTATGGGCATTGTGTCGCTCCCAGGCATGATGACGGGGCAAATTTTATCGGGTACTTTTCCGCTTACGGCAATAAAATATCAAATCGGCATTATGCTTGCAATTTTGGGCAGTACGGCACTTACCGTGGTAATGTTTGTAACGCTTGGGTACAAAACGTTTTTTACAAAAGACGGACGCTTAAATTATTAA
- a CDS encoding ABC transporter ATP-binding protein, giving the protein MFEISNLKFMNILNIPNLIIDRQVTCIMGASGSGKTTFLRMLNRLNAPDEGTILYNGEDISSLDAVKLRRRVVMLGQTPVIYSGDIRDNLQIGLELSQKLAATEQMLKQSLERVGLNKPLDEPCGKLSGGEKQRLCLARVLLMDAETYLLDEPSAALDRETEHFVIHNLANYVQEKDKQLVMVTHSQAIAEHYRDCTILFEAGRTGGYQQ; this is encoded by the coding sequence ATGTTTGAAATCAGCAACCTAAAATTTATGAATATTCTCAATATTCCCAATTTGATCATCGACCGCCAGGTAACCTGCATTATGGGTGCATCGGGCAGCGGAAAAACAACATTTCTTCGTATGCTTAACCGTTTAAATGCTCCCGATGAAGGTACCATCTTATATAACGGCGAGGATATTTCTTCTTTGGATGCGGTAAAACTTCGCCGCCGTGTGGTAATGCTTGGGCAGACACCGGTTATTTACAGTGGAGATATCCGCGATAATTTACAAATCGGGCTGGAATTATCTCAAAAGCTGGCTGCAACGGAACAGATGCTCAAGCAAAGCTTGGAACGCGTGGGCTTGAACAAACCCCTTGATGAGCCCTGCGGCAAACTCTCGGGCGGTGAAAAGCAGCGGCTGTGCCTTGCTCGTGTACTGCTCATGGATGCAGAAACTTATCTGCTGGATGAGCCATCTGCGGCGTTGGATAGAGAAACAGAGCATTTTGTGATTCACAACCTTGCCAATTATGTACAAGAGAAGGACAAGCAATTGGTGATGGTAACACATTCTCAAGCGATTGCCGAGCATTATCGTGATTGCACCATACTGTTTGAAGCAGGCAGAACAGGGGGGTATCAGCAATGA
- a CDS encoding amidase domain-containing protein — MRYEMREFSYDREKAVAYAHQWAYFRNPNYYDFQDIGGDCTNYASQCIFAGSGIMNYTPTFGWYYISVNDRAPAWTGVQYLYNFLTTNEGVGPYGREVTIDEIQPGDVIQLALDRDEFHHSPVVVSIVDNTPTLDNIQIAAHTNDCDCRPLSSYNFRKIRFIHIQGVRYLQAVED; from the coding sequence ATGAGATACGAAATGCGTGAATTTTCTTATGATCGAGAAAAAGCTGTGGCTTACGCACATCAGTGGGCATATTTTCGCAACCCAAATTATTATGATTTTCAGGATATTGGTGGAGACTGCACAAATTATGCGTCCCAATGTATTTTTGCAGGCAGCGGCATTATGAATTATACGCCAACATTCGGATGGTATTATATCAGTGTAAATGACCGTGCGCCCGCATGGACGGGGGTACAGTACCTTTATAATTTTCTTACCACCAACGAAGGGGTAGGCCCCTACGGGCGAGAAGTTACGATCGATGAGATTCAGCCCGGAGATGTAATCCAGCTTGCTTTAGACCGAGACGAATTCCATCATTCCCCTGTGGTGGTTTCCATCGTCGATAACACCCCAACGCTTGACAACATTCAAATTGCTGCCCATACCAATGATTGTGATTGCCGTCCTCTTTCCAGCTACAATTTTAGAAAAATCCGATTTATTCATATTCAAGGTGTACGGTACTTACAAGCCGTAGAGGATTAG
- a CDS encoding helix-turn-helix domain-containing protein, whose amino-acid sequence MEQKIKELTDRIRELREVCGYSVEQLAHELNIDVATYLSYENDGINIPINIIFQIANKFGVDFNELLTGEAGKLDTYHVVRAGEGKNADRYPGYHFKDLAYRYSRKIMQPLLVTLDPSDDIADLVTHSGQEFNMVLTGTVKVTFDKKEIILHAGDTIYFNPRHPHGQSCVGSEPATFLTVIAE is encoded by the coding sequence ATGGAACAAAAGATTAAAGAGCTAACCGACCGCATTAGAGAACTGCGTGAGGTTTGCGGTTACAGTGTTGAGCAGTTAGCACACGAGCTAAACATTGACGTAGCCACATATCTCAGCTACGAAAATGATGGAATTAATATCCCCATTAACATTATTTTTCAAATAGCAAACAAATTCGGCGTTGACTTTAACGAGCTGCTTACCGGTGAAGCAGGCAAACTTGATACCTACCACGTGGTAAGAGCAGGTGAAGGTAAAAATGCCGACCGTTACCCCGGTTATCACTTTAAAGATTTGGCATACCGGTACAGCCGCAAAATTATGCAGCCTCTTTTGGTAACGCTTGACCCGTCAGACGATATTGCTGATTTGGTTACGCACAGTGGGCAAGAGTTTAATATGGTGCTTACCGGTACGGTTAAGGTAACGTTCGACAAAAAAGAGATTATCTTGCATGCAGGCGATACCATCTACTTTAATCCGCGCCATCCGCACGGTCAATCTTGCGTGGGGAGTGAGCCGGCTACCTTTCTCACCGTAATTGCAGAATAA